From one Mytilus galloprovincialis chromosome 13, xbMytGall1.hap1.1, whole genome shotgun sequence genomic stretch:
- the LOC143057395 gene encoding uncharacterized protein LOC143057395, protein MQKHLKEIKKGKKAAASTTLCNKKNSKATSTVSNQSNTKPARYCIFCDKYCLQLSRHIQLVHKEEDRVKAALKFSPRTKNKMFSQFKKEGIHLNNIEKLGKDSHAVLERERISQKDSVQVMCDNCNAILTKKAMSRHRATCQGGSSKQINAIPAQFLNKDNDVSESFVKNILTKFTKDDIGKICQSDNLVKKVGSILWLKNRTKVDQLSQVRKSVMNDMRRLAHAYNFFKEEVKKDHPLLLNTAADMFNRIFFKDLQEAVCKYTEVGDQYGETSFKLKHGLKYALYYVLKKSAEILRAEHLSKFADDKAEEVTKFLHIFETTKNLYFSDALFNIRKNRQVNLRKPHRIPDEDLLFTIRQYTIESIKKIVEMYNEYKIWTRSDFVKLRNLVVCRLTMFNGRRGGEACRLLRSEFKDAVEDNWVNKKWRNDPYVLQQELKIAYEAGKGMNKLVPVLFTPETMAATVLLDDDDLRQQGEVLSNNMYVFANTQNSLEYVNGYTAMQRVASDAGIREDEAKKINATLIRHYTSTEMAAKDIPENERHYFYTHMGHSEEMNKQTYQAPLAVMEIVKVGKHLKDIDNALALRQHQDTSSSPCKIYTAEAVDSINSSNTSLDIPQSLVDHVSESDNTDLEYHIEPHPDEELNSDSVLNKNKGCKRKLELDDYDLVDIKQPVKNKKLTEPEVDGSKDNSENEIEKIPLIELNEDILLKDGEARRTKLLQIMKKENDKKNGRDLEGLTRNKLMEDKRNIWKQMDTEKVRQYFQDYITDSAQMPSPDATEIDNFKAKYPDITCNVDVIKVKVMNEKKERKRKLERELSYIDAIPTVKRKYVEEVESDEDNVKVGNSGFSKARQYSRWSDEETICVQEYFKDYITEKCEKPYPDL, encoded by the exons ATGCAGAAACATCTGAAAG aaataaagaaaggaaaaaaGGCAGCTGCATCAACAACTTTATGTAATAAGAAAAACAGCAAGGCAACATCAACTGTAAGCAACCAATCTAATACTAAACCAGCACGGTATTGCATATTTTGCGACAAATATTGCCTTCAGCTTAGTAGGCACATACAGCTGGTACATAAAGAAGAAGACAGAGTAAAGGCAGCCCTAAAGTTTTCcccaagaacaaaaaataaaatgttttcacaATTTAAGAAAGAGGGAATTCATTTAAACAACATTGAAAAACTTGGCAAAGATAGTCATGCAGTCCTTGAAAGGGAAAGAATTTCTCAAAAGGATTCTGTGCAGGTTATGTGTGATAACTGCAATGCCATATTAACCAAAAAAGCTATGTCAAGACACAGAGCCACATGCCAGGGAGGATCATCAAAACAGATAAATGCCATTCCAGCGCAATTTTTGAACAAAGATAATGATGTATCTGaaagttttgtcaaaaacatCTTGACAAAATTCACCAAAGATGACATTGGTAAAATCTGTCAATCTGataatttggtaaaaaaagtTGGAAGTATACTGTGGTTAAAAAATAGGACAAAAGTAGACCAATTATCCCAAGTCAGAAAGAGTGTGATGAATGACATGAGGAGGTTAGCTCACGCATACAACTTTTTTAAAGAAGAAGTCAAGAAGGATCATCCTTTACTTTTAAACACTGCTGCTGATATGTTTAATAGAATATTTTTCAAAGATCTGCAAGAGGCAGTATGTAAATATACGGAAGTAGGTGATCAATATGGGGAGACATCTTTCAAGTTAAAACATGGACTAAAATATGCATTATACTATGTTTTAAAAAAGTCAGCAGAGATTTTGAGGGCCGAACATCTCAGTAAATTTGCAGATGATAAAGCAGAGGAGGTCACaaaatttttgcatatttttgaaaccaccaaaaatttatatttttctgatgcTTTATTCAATATAAGAAAAAATCGTCAGGTTAATTTAAGGAAACCACATCGAATTCCAGATGAGGATTTATTGTTTACCATCAGACAATACACCATTGAAAGCATTAAAAAAATAGTAGAAATGTACAAtgaatataaaatctggacacgGTCAGACTTCGTTAAgttgaggaatcttgtggtatgtcgcttgacaatgtTTAATGGACGGCGTGGTGgagaagcatgcagacttctaagATCAGAATtcaaagatgctgttgaagacaattgGGTAAATAAAAAATGGAGGAATGATCCATATGTGCTACAAcaagaattgaagattgcctacgaggctggcaaagggatgaataaactggtaccagttttgttcactCCAGAAACAATGGCGGCAACTGttttattagatgatgatgaccttagACAGCAAGGTGAAGTTTTGTCCAATAACATGTATGTGTTTGCTAACACTCAAAATTCTTTGGAATATGTAAACGGCTACACAGCTATGCAACGTGTTGCAAGTGATGCTGGTATAAGAGAAGATGAGGCAAAGAAGATCAATGCCACCTTAATTAGACATTATACCAGCACTGAAATGGCTGCAAAGGACATACCAGAGAATGAGCGCCATTATTTCTACACACATATGGGTCATTCCGAGGAAATGAACAAACAAACCTACCAAGCTCCTTTAGCTGTTATGGAGATTGTGAAAGTTGGCAAACACCTAAAAGACATAGATAAtg CACTTGCCCTGAGACAGCATCAAGACACCAGTTCAAGTCCCTGTAAAATTTATACAG ctGAAGCTGTGGACAGTATAAACAGTAGCAATACCTCCTTAGATATTCCTCAAAGTTTGGTTGATCATGTTTCAGAGTCAG ataatactGACTTAGAATATCACATTGAACCACATCCAGACGAAGAGCTTAATTCAGATTCAGTTTTGAACAAGAACAAAGGATGTAAAAGAAAGTTGGAGCTTGATGATTATGACCTAGTTGATATT AAGCAACcagttaaaaacaaaaaacttacagAACCAGAAGTTGATGGATCAAAAGACAATTCAGAGAATGAGA ttgaaaagattcCTCTGATAGAACTGAATGAAGACATCCTTTTAAAAGATGGAGAAGCAAGAAGAACAAAACTA CTGCagataatgaaaaaagaaaatgataaaaaaaatgggagAGATTTGGAAGGCCTGACCAGAAACAAGCTGATGGAAGATA AGAGAAACATATGGAAGCAAATGGATACTGAAAAAGTTAGACAATATTTTCAAGATTATATAACAGATTCTGCACAGATGCCAAGTCCAG ATGCAACTGAAATTGACAATTTCAAGGCAAAATATCCTGATATAACTTGTAATGTTGACGTTATAAAGGTGAAAGTTATgaatgaaaagaaagaaagaaaaagaaaacttgaaAGGGAGCTCAGTTATATTGATGCT ATACCTACagttaaaagaaaatatgttgaGGAAGTAGAAAGTGATGAAGATAACGTCAAAGTTGGTAATAGTGGATTCTCAAAAG CACGTCAGTACTCAAGATGGAGTGATGAAGAAACAATATGTGTACAGGAGTATTTTAAAGATTACATCACAGAAAAATGTGAAAAGCCATATCCTG ATCTTTGA